One segment of SAR202 cluster bacterium DNA contains the following:
- a CDS encoding 2-dehydro-3-deoxyglucarate aldolase — translation MRDNFVLENMKKGIPCLGISLTFPSTHMLEMCAYAGFDWALIDCEHGSMSNESVESLVIASEAANIIPIVRPSTAFSTNLGPLLDRGVMGVQFPHISTLEDANKIIEQTKYPPKGFRGIGSSALRISKYDIGVSRSEYMKWANSNLLICIQIEDQIGLNNIEKLSEIDDIDVIFVGPTDLSISLGYMERTEEFDKLLVDTLQSIVKLGKIAGCAGTPSWINEYRNIGVNYLYTHIPSIITTAVKDMIDKNNNKI, via the coding sequence ATGAGAGATAATTTTGTTCTAGAAAATATGAAAAAAGGAATACCTTGCTTAGGGATTTCACTTACTTTTCCTTCTACACATATGTTAGAAATGTGTGCTTATGCTGGTTTTGATTGGGCTTTGATAGACTGTGAACATGGAAGTATGTCTAATGAATCTGTTGAATCATTAGTGATAGCTTCTGAAGCTGCAAATATAATTCCCATTGTCCGTCCTTCTACTGCGTTTAGTACAAACCTTGGCCCATTACTTGATAGAGGTGTTATGGGAGTACAGTTTCCTCACATTAGTACATTAGAAGACGCTAATAAAATTATTGAACAAACAAAATATCCACCTAAAGGCTTTAGAGGCATAGGGTCTTCGGCTCTACGTATTTCTAAGTATGACATTGGTGTTTCACGATCAGAGTATATGAAATGGGCTAATTCTAATCTACTTATATGTATTCAAATTGAGGACCAAATTGGTTTAAATAATATAGAAAAATTATCTGAAATAGATGATATAGATGTGATTTTTGTAGGACCTACGGACTTATCTATTTCTCTTGGATATATGGAGAGAACTGAAGAATTTGATAAATTGTTAGTTGACACTCTACAAAGTATAGTAAAACTAGGAAAAATTGCTGGTTGTGCTGGTACTCCAAGTTGGATAAATGAATACCGAAATATAGGAGTTAATTACTTATATACCCATATTCCTTCGATTATAACTACGGCTGTAAAAGATATGATAGATAAAAATAATAATAAAATTTAG
- a CDS encoding enoyl-CoA hydratase/isomerase family protein, giving the protein MSDTVLLEINNNVAIITMNRPEKHNAINEEMRNCLRETFEKVRLDNQVRVVVLTGAGDKAFTAGADLVNMSKGNEQSVNQHFWSPTNIVGVASGYPDTFFKPVIAAVNGYCYADGVNILCQTTDIRIASETSTFCYAEILRGFSGAGPAIANLPRQVSYAKAMEWLLTGKVFDANEAMQFGLVNEVVPLKNTKSRAIELAHQISQLAPVAVRSLKEAIIRGLSMDLPNAVQFANTLSTLTRYTEDAKEGPRAFAEKRKPEFKGY; this is encoded by the coding sequence ATGAGTGACACAGTTTTGTTAGAAATTAATAATAATGTAGCAATTATCACTATGAATAGACCCGAAAAACATAATGCTATTAATGAAGAAATGAGAAATTGTCTAAGAGAAACCTTCGAAAAAGTTCGTTTGGATAATCAAGTTCGTGTAGTAGTCCTTACTGGTGCTGGAGATAAAGCATTTACTGCAGGTGCTGACCTCGTAAATATGTCGAAAGGAAATGAACAATCTGTAAATCAACATTTTTGGTCACCAACCAATATAGTAGGTGTAGCAAGTGGATATCCAGATACATTTTTTAAACCAGTAATTGCAGCAGTTAATGGCTATTGTTATGCAGATGGAGTTAACATATTATGCCAAACTACGGATATTAGGATTGCTTCAGAAACATCAACTTTTTGCTACGCTGAAATTCTCAGAGGGTTTAGTGGGGCAGGGCCAGCAATTGCAAATTTACCTAGACAAGTTTCCTATGCCAAAGCTATGGAATGGTTATTAACCGGAAAAGTTTTTGATGCAAATGAAGCTATGCAATTTGGATTAGTCAATGAGGTTGTACCTTTAAAAAATACAAAAAGTAGGGCAATAGAATTAGCCCATCAAATCTCTCAATTAGCTCCTGTAGCCGTGAGATCATTAAAGGAAGCAATAATACGCGGGCTTTCTATGGATTTACCAAATGCAGTACAATTCGCCAATACTCTTAGTACCCTTACTAGATACACGGAAGATGCAAAAGAAGGTCCTCGAGCATTTGCAGAAAAAAGAAAACCTGAATTTAAAGGTTATTAA
- a CDS encoding valine--tRNA ligase, which yields INWCPRCLTSLSDLEVKHSEEKGDLYYIRYKVVGRDETLTVATTRPETLFGDTAVAVNPFDERYSHLLESKIIIPLINKEVNIISDEAVELGFGTGALKVTPAHDINDFEIGLRHKLDTINVMNPDGTLNQFSGKYEGKDRMVVRKESVAELESLNLLDKIESIVHSIGRCDRCDTIVEPLISKQWFLEMKPLAEPAIKAVNNGDIRIIPERFTKIYLNWMNNIRDWCISRQLWWGHRIPVWYCNLCDNMTVSISAPEACSSCKSTDIYQDSDVLDTWFSSGLWTHSTLGWPNNTKDLNKFYPTSVMETGYDILFFWVARMIVFGIENMGVSPFHTIYLHGLLRDETGAKMSKSKGNVLDPLDAIQKYGADALRFALTTGSTPGNDVRISENKLESGRNFCNKIWNSCRFINFLYSKTDGSINFEIDEQNLKIEDIWILSRLSILIQDVNKLLEDYQLGEAERILHDYIWSDFCDWYIEMAKVRFAEGDKEIVSILIYIMDILLRLLHPFMPFITEELWHRIHSIKSKTNKITSIMISDYPQSSIEVIGDDSKINIIIELIRGIRNVRSEFNIQGNEDLNIYIDTTNSDSLEIINIEKSFIKNTTKINDILFTQISGTDPSKSIKFVVSDIIVTIPLSGLVNMEKEIERLNKELSEVDNNINRLQNLLKSENFVNKAPEEVVEAEQDRLNLSQERQYQLQEILKSIT from the coding sequence TAATCAATTGGTGCCCAAGATGTCTAACCTCTCTATCTGATTTAGAAGTTAAACATTCGGAAGAAAAAGGTGATTTGTACTATATTCGCTATAAAGTTGTAGGCAGAGATGAAACATTAACTGTTGCAACTACAAGACCTGAAACTCTTTTTGGTGATACTGCTGTAGCAGTTAATCCATTTGATGAGCGTTATTCTCATTTATTAGAAAGTAAAATAATAATTCCACTAATTAACAAAGAAGTTAACATTATCTCTGACGAAGCTGTAGAACTAGGATTTGGAACCGGTGCACTGAAGGTGACTCCTGCGCATGACATTAACGACTTTGAAATAGGTTTAAGACATAAATTAGATACAATAAATGTTATGAATCCAGATGGGACATTAAATCAGTTTTCTGGGAAATATGAAGGTAAAGACAGAATGGTTGTAAGAAAGGAATCAGTAGCTGAACTTGAATCACTAAATCTACTTGATAAAATTGAATCAATCGTACATTCCATTGGTCGTTGCGATAGATGTGACACAATTGTTGAGCCTTTGATCAGTAAACAGTGGTTTCTTGAAATGAAACCATTAGCAGAACCTGCAATTAAAGCTGTAAATAATGGAGATATACGAATAATACCCGAACGTTTCACAAAAATATATCTTAACTGGATGAATAACATAAGGGATTGGTGTATAAGTAGGCAGTTATGGTGGGGACATAGAATTCCAGTTTGGTATTGTAATCTTTGTGATAATATGACTGTATCAATTAGTGCCCCTGAAGCTTGCTCTAGCTGCAAGTCAACAGATATATATCAAGATTCTGATGTATTAGACACATGGTTTAGTTCTGGTTTATGGACTCATTCAACTTTGGGATGGCCTAATAATACTAAAGATTTGAATAAATTTTACCCCACTAGTGTTATGGAGACAGGGTATGATATTTTGTTTTTCTGGGTCGCTAGAATGATTGTTTTTGGTATAGAAAATATGGGCGTTTCACCTTTCCATACCATCTATTTACATGGATTGTTGAGAGACGAAACAGGGGCTAAAATGAGCAAAAGTAAAGGGAATGTACTAGATCCATTAGATGCAATTCAAAAATATGGTGCAGATGCTTTACGCTTTGCACTTACTACTGGATCTACACCTGGTAATGATGTAAGGATAAGCGAAAATAAATTAGAATCTGGTAGAAATTTCTGTAATAAAATATGGAATTCATGTCGATTTATTAATTTTTTGTACTCTAAAACTGACGGAAGTATAAATTTTGAGATTGATGAACAAAACCTTAAAATAGAGGACATATGGATTTTATCTAGGTTAAGTATATTAATACAAGATGTAAATAAATTGTTAGAAGACTACCAATTGGGAGAAGCAGAAAGAATTCTTCACGATTATATATGGAGTGATTTTTGTGATTGGTATATTGAAATGGCTAAAGTTCGCTTTGCAGAAGGTGATAAAGAGATTGTTTCGATATTAATTTATATTATGGATATTTTATTAAGACTACTACATCCATTTATGCCATTCATTACAGAAGAATTATGGCATCGCATTCACTCTATTAAATCAAAGACAAATAAAATTACTAGTATTATGATATCAGACTATCCACAATCCTCTATTGAAGTAATTGGAGATGATTCAAAAATTAATATAATTATAGAATTAATTCGTGGAATACGCAATGTTAGGTCTGAATTTAATATACAAGGAAATGAAGATTTAAATATTTATATTGATACAACTAATTCTGATTCACTTGAAATAATTAATATAGAAAAAAGTTTCATTAAAAATACTACCAAAATCAATGATATTTTATTTACTCAAATTAGTGGCACAGATCCATCTAAATCCATAAAATTTGTTGTGTCCGACATAATTGTTACAATACCTCTCTCGGGGTTAGTTAATATGGAGAAAGAGATCGAAAGATTAAATAAGGAACTTTCAGAAGTAGATAATAATATTAATCGATTACAAAATCTTCTAAAAAGCGAAAATTTTGTAAATAAAGCTCCTGAAGAGGTGGTTGAAGCTGAACAAGACCGATTAAATTTATCCCAAGAACGACAATATCAACTTCAGGAAATTCTCAAATCAATTACTTAA